The following coding sequences are from one uncultured Devosia sp. window:
- a CDS encoding response regulator transcription factor, with the protein MRILVVEDDTNLNRQLKEALTEAGYAVDVAFDGEEGHFLGDTEPYDAVVLDIGLPRMDGLSVLEEWRRAGKTTPVLLLTARDRWSDKVQGIDAGADDYVAKPFHMEEVLARLRALVRRAAGLASNEIVSGPVRLDTKSGKVTVDGQSVKLTSHELRLLSYLMHHKGKVISRTELTEHLYDQDFDRDSNTIEVFVGRLRKKLPDDCIQTVRGLGYQIAED; encoded by the coding sequence ATGCGAATTCTTGTTGTCGAGGACGACACCAATCTCAATCGCCAACTCAAGGAAGCGCTGACCGAAGCCGGTTATGCGGTGGACGTGGCCTTTGACGGCGAGGAGGGGCACTTCCTGGGCGACACGGAGCCCTATGATGCCGTGGTGCTCGATATCGGCCTGCCGCGCATGGATGGGCTTTCGGTGCTCGAGGAATGGCGCCGCGCTGGCAAGACCACGCCGGTGCTGCTGCTGACGGCGCGCGATCGCTGGAGCGACAAGGTACAGGGGATCGACGCCGGCGCCGACGACTATGTCGCCAAGCCCTTCCACATGGAAGAAGTGCTGGCCCGGCTACGCGCCTTGGTGCGGCGGGCAGCAGGTCTTGCCTCCAATGAAATCGTCTCCGGCCCGGTGCGGCTCGATACCAAGTCTGGCAAGGTGACGGTCGATGGCCAGTCGGTGAAGCTGACCAGCCACGAATTGCGCCTGCTGAGCTATCTGATGCATCACAAGGGCAAGGTCATTTCGCGAACCGAGCTGACCGAGCATCTCTACGATCAGGATTTCGACCGCGACAGCAATACGATCGAGGTTTTCGTCGGCCGCCTGCGCAAGAAGCTGCCCGATGATTGCATCCAGACAGTCCGCGGACTTGGCTACCAGATTGCCGAGGATTAA
- a CDS encoding DUF1902 domain-containing protein, whose product MAKRMFSVTAHWDDEAKVFYSESDIFGFHIEAPTIEEFEEVMMDLAPGLVMANHVSPEDLKSMAPEDLIPAILWQRPTGKAA is encoded by the coding sequence ATGGCGAAGCGCATGTTCAGCGTCACGGCTCACTGGGACGATGAAGCGAAGGTATTTTACTCAGAGAGCGACATCTTTGGCTTTCACATCGAAGCACCTACAATCGAGGAATTCGAGGAGGTCATGATGGATCTGGCACCGGGCCTCGTCATGGCGAACCATGTCAGTCCGGAAGACCTGAAGTCGATGGCTCCTGAAGACCTGATCCCTGCCATCCTCTGGCAACGGCCCACAGGCAAGGCGGCTTGA
- a CDS encoding DUF1902 domain-containing protein encodes MKHSSIAVRAQWDSEAQVWVASSTDIDGLSVEAETIEAFNMKVLGAISDLIELNGLKGE; translated from the coding sequence ATGAAGCACTCCTCAATCGCCGTGCGCGCTCAATGGGACAGCGAAGCCCAAGTCTGGGTCGCGTCCAGCACGGATATCGATGGTTTGAGCGTAGAAGCAGAGACAATCGAAGCGTTCAATATGAAGGTGCTGGGAGCGATCTCGGATTTGATCGAACTCAATGGGCTCAAGGGAGAGTGA
- a CDS encoding glycoside hydrolase family 108 protein: MADRFDICLDEVLRHEGGYADHPQDPGGATNLGITHKTLARWREVSPWWNLPKQAVKDLKRDEAARIYRASYWDRCRAEALPAGLDLALFDYAVNSGPDRAIKALQSAVGVVADGIIGPLTLAAIGKRSAAGLVATLCEQRLGFLQRLTTFSTFGRGWTARVTSVRKAALAVAGNSLENQTPDRKTIMDLLNGYKTYIVSAFMLVAGVLQMLGMDLPSLDSSSAGQLVMEALAVLFLRKGLKGDIGRA; encoded by the coding sequence ATGGCTGACCGGTTTGACATCTGCCTAGACGAGGTGCTGCGCCACGAGGGCGGCTATGCCGACCATCCGCAGGACCCCGGCGGCGCGACCAATCTGGGCATTACCCACAAGACCCTTGCGCGCTGGCGAGAGGTCTCGCCCTGGTGGAACCTGCCCAAACAGGCCGTGAAAGACCTCAAGCGCGATGAGGCAGCGCGGATTTATCGCGCCAGCTACTGGGACCGCTGCCGGGCCGAGGCGCTGCCGGCGGGCCTCGATCTGGCGCTGTTCGATTATGCCGTCAATTCCGGGCCCGACCGCGCCATCAAGGCATTGCAGTCGGCAGTCGGTGTCGTGGCCGACGGGATCATCGGACCACTGACATTGGCGGCGATCGGTAAGCGCTCTGCTGCAGGCCTTGTCGCGACGCTCTGCGAGCAGCGACTCGGCTTCCTCCAGCGTCTCACAACCTTCTCCACCTTCGGCCGTGGCTGGACCGCGCGCGTCACCTCGGTGCGCAAGGCGGCGCTGGCCGTCGCCGGAAACTCTCTTGAAAATCAAACCCCTGATAGGAAAACCATCATGGACCTTCTCAACGGCTACAAGACCTATATCGTCTCCGCCTTCATGCTCGTTGCCGGCGTTCTGCAGATGCTGGGCATGGACCTGCCATCGCTCGACAGCAGCTCGGCCGGTCAACTGGTGATGGAAGCCCTGGCCGTACTCTTCCTGCGTAAGGGGCTGAAGGGGGATATCGGCCGGGCTTGA